The Gemmatimonas phototrophica region GGGGCCGGCGCCAGCGCTTTTGGACAGTTGCTGCGCGAGTACCGCGTGTGGATTGCCCGTGTTGGCGGCGTAATGATGGTGCTGATGGGCCTCTGGATGCTGGATATCATCAAGTTCGGCGCGCTGCAGCAGGAGCGTCGCATGCACTTGAGCGACAAGCCACTGGGATACCTTGGCACAGTGTTCGTGGGCATTGCCTTTGGCGCGGGGTGGACGCCGTGTCTGGGGCCCACCCTCGGTGCCATTCTGCTGCTGGCGGCCAACGAAACGGAACTGAGCAAGGGAATCATGTTGCTCACGGCGTACTCCATGGGGCTGGCGGTCCCGTTCCTGCTCAGCGCCCTCGCCATTGAGAAGTTCCTCGGCTTCTTCCAGAAGTTCAAACACAACATTGGTCGCGTGAACCGCATTGCCGGCATCCTGCTCATTGTGGTGGGCGTGCTGATGCTCACCGGGTGGTTTGAGCGCCTCGCGGCGTTCCTGCAGCCGCTTACGCCGGCGTTCCTGGTGGAACGGCTGTAGTCGGTACGCCGGTGCAATGCTTTCGGCAATGATCGGGGCCTGCCGACTGTCAAGTGGAAAGCTCTCACAGAGGCATCCGAGGAAACAAAGGTCGCAGAGCGTACTCCACAGTTCTTGGGGGGGGCTCCGTGACCTCTGTTTCCTTGGATGCCTCTGTGATGGCTGTTCAACGCAAGCCCACCCCAAGCCACGACTGGCCTCACGCGAATTGTCGGCTCAGGCCGCCTCAATCGCGTCGAGCAACTGCTGGCGCTTGAGCAGGGTGGCGTAGCGGCCATTGCGAGCCAACAGTTCGTCGTGCGAGCCTTGCTCCACAATGCGACCGGCGTCGAGCACAATGATGTGGTTGGCATCGCGTACCGCACTGACTCGGTGCGACGTGATGATGGCGGTGCGGTCGGCGAGGGCGTCGCGCAGCCCGTGCAGAATGGCCGCTTCGGTTTGCGTGTCCACCGCACTCAGGGCATCGTCGAGCAACACCAGCGCCGGCGTACGGGCCAACGCGCGCGCCAGGGCCGTGCGCTGCTTCTGGCCACCGGACAGGTTGATGCCGCGTTCGCCAAGACGGGTGTCATAGGCGTCGGGGAGTGTGGCAATCGTTTCCGTGAGTTGGGCCGTTGCACTGGCCGCCACCATGCGCTCGCGAAGAGCGGGGTCGCGGTCGCCAAGTCCGTAGGTAATGTTCTCGCCCACG contains the following coding sequences:
- a CDS encoding cytochrome c biogenesis CcdA family protein; this translates as MAPESLTVLVAFTAGLLSFLSPCVLPLVPSYVTFITGMGLDDVSRAKRAALIHALLFVLGFTFIFVALGAGASAFGQLLREYRVWIARVGGVMMVLMGLWMLDIIKFGALQQERRMHLSDKPLGYLGTVFVGIAFGAGWTPCLGPTLGAILLLAANETELSKGIMLLTAYSMGLAVPFLLSALAIEKFLGFFQKFKHNIGRVNRIAGILLIVVGVLMLTGWFERLAAFLQPLTPAFLVERL